A portion of the Algisphaera agarilytica genome contains these proteins:
- a CDS encoding PEP-CTERM sorting domain-containing protein: MRFLLGTCAALTVAAAPLSQGAVVNIDALDLRGTGVFGHTDAVLNSGPGNTTADPLDWDITYNNLDLDGDAANDDSVTFTVRASGGTNQRAWGQGVDTGFGNLNDVTFSLVFAAGQTTSNGDFIVFDGFTGGAIGAGGAVLDRSADINGTTATIGPAGVGGGPFLFQTASVDFAPTATVTYTNSGGTAGSIVARNHDLQFSTVPVPEPASLALVGLGGLAMLGRRRK, encoded by the coding sequence ATGCGTTTTCTTCTTGGTACTTGTGCAGCTCTGACTGTTGCTGCGGCTCCCCTTTCGCAGGGTGCTGTCGTTAACATCGACGCTCTGGACCTTCGTGGCACCGGCGTCTTTGGTCACACCGATGCTGTTCTCAACTCGGGCCCCGGCAACACCACCGCCGATCCCCTCGATTGGGACATCACCTACAACAACCTGGACCTCGATGGCGATGCCGCCAACGATGACTCGGTCACCTTCACCGTTCGCGCTTCGGGCGGCACCAACCAGCGTGCCTGGGGCCAAGGTGTTGACACCGGCTTCGGTAACCTGAACGACGTGACCTTCAGCCTCGTTTTCGCTGCTGGTCAAACCACGTCCAACGGCGACTTCATCGTCTTCGACGGCTTCACCGGTGGCGCCATCGGCGCTGGTGGTGCGGTTCTTGATCGCTCGGCCGACATCAACGGTACCACCGCGACCATCGGTCCGGCTGGCGTCGGTGGTGGCCCGTTCCTGTTCCAAACCGCTTCGGTTGACTTCGCTCCGACCGCTACCGTTACCTACACCAACTCGGGTGGTACCGCTGGCAGCATCGTTGCTCGTAACCACGACCTGCAGTTCAGCACGGTTCCCGTGCCCGAGCCCGCCAGCCTCGCTCTGGTCGGCCTCGGTGGCCTGGCCATGCTCGGCCGTCGCCGCAAGTAA
- a CDS encoding PEP-CTERM sorting domain-containing protein, whose amino-acid sequence MFAGAVALGVLASSASGSVLFETSFTAAEGFVDGGVGFGPDNPDTVIGQGPYSVVDSAGVGTLSSDSNGFVRALLGRTAAGNQTDVTSLGAGEQVVIEYIGLVVGANSASGNNIGVVGLANEDAGNILGGSSLAIGAQLVGNGGNGNVWIDPNTNFTPSAGADTGVAFGTAFDLTITLTSDGLGAFDVETSVNGGATLTTQSGVTPDFSKSGTLLSGHLQDFGGANGIRLDGFRLSTVIPEPASLTLLGLGSLAMLSRRRA is encoded by the coding sequence ATGTTTGCAGGTGCCGTTGCACTCGGCGTGTTGGCGTCGTCTGCCTCGGGTAGCGTTTTGTTTGAGACCTCGTTTACCGCTGCCGAAGGTTTTGTTGACGGTGGTGTTGGTTTTGGTCCGGACAACCCCGACACCGTGATCGGCCAGGGCCCGTACTCCGTCGTCGACTCGGCGGGTGTGGGTACGCTGTCCAGCGACTCGAACGGCTTCGTGCGGGCGCTGCTCGGCCGGACTGCCGCAGGTAACCAAACCGATGTCACCAGCCTCGGCGCGGGTGAGCAGGTTGTGATCGAGTACATCGGCCTGGTTGTCGGTGCGAACTCGGCTTCGGGCAACAACATCGGTGTGGTCGGCCTGGCCAACGAAGATGCCGGCAACATCCTGGGTGGCTCGAGCCTTGCCATCGGTGCCCAACTCGTCGGTAACGGCGGCAACGGCAACGTCTGGATCGACCCCAACACTAACTTCACCCCGAGCGCGGGTGCCGACACCGGCGTCGCCTTCGGCACGGCGTTCGACCTCACCATCACCCTGACCTCCGATGGTCTGGGCGCATTTGATGTCGAGACCTCTGTGAATGGTGGCGCGACGCTGACCACCCAAAGCGGTGTGACCCCTGACTTCAGCAAGTCGGGCACCCTGCTCTCTGGTCACCTTCAAGACTTCGGCGGCGCTAACGGTATCCGGCTCGACGGCTTCCGTCTCTCGACGGTGATCCCCGAGCCCGCTTCCCTAACCCTTTTGGGTCTTGGTTCTTTGGCTATGCTCTCCCGCCGACGTGCGTGA
- a CDS encoding PEP-CTERM sorting domain-containing protein, with protein MNKWTSSLAAVAVCAGFAGAAQATIIYSENFDDVAFPDQALQVAIDGNASVSFGANATIGDTNAAGDGTPAASSGATSGLSTRNGTRGYITGADANFTSGSGNVGQLHSHTAGGFAVLSTGPIGTVNGVNNQPTPIAITPVAGDIYRVSFDMYKQADRLLTSSLGVNWNLKDAAFTVFAFPDTWDDFSTAAVGDTVAVVKDLVITQAMVDAGVTSFGPQFTFFNNPNGADMAVNTAYAQIDNFQIELIPVPEPGSLVLLGLGGLALVARRRA; from the coding sequence ATGAATAAGTGGACCTCTTCTTTGGCCGCTGTGGCGGTGTGTGCTGGCTTTGCCGGTGCCGCGCAGGCGACCATCATTTACAGCGAAAACTTTGACGATGTCGCGTTCCCCGATCAGGCCCTGCAGGTCGCGATCGACGGCAACGCTTCGGTCAGTTTTGGCGCTAACGCGACCATCGGCGACACCAACGCCGCTGGCGACGGCACCCCGGCGGCGAGCTCCGGTGCGACCTCGGGTCTGTCGACCCGTAACGGCACCCGTGGCTACATCACCGGCGCGGATGCCAACTTCACCTCGGGCTCGGGCAATGTCGGCCAGCTTCACTCGCACACCGCGGGTGGCTTCGCCGTGCTGTCCACCGGCCCGATCGGGACTGTTAATGGCGTGAACAACCAGCCGACCCCCATCGCCATTACCCCTGTCGCTGGCGATATTTACCGTGTTAGCTTCGATATGTACAAGCAGGCTGACCGGCTCCTGACCTCGAGCCTGGGCGTCAACTGGAACCTGAAGGATGCGGCCTTCACCGTGTTTGCCTTCCCGGATACCTGGGACGACTTCTCCACCGCTGCGGTGGGTGACACTGTTGCGGTCGTGAAAGACCTGGTCATCACCCAGGCCATGGTCGACGCGGGTGTGACTTCGTTCGGCCCCCAGTTCACCTTCTTCAACAACCCCAATGGTGCCGACATGGCGGTGAACACGGCCTACGCACAGATCGACAACTTCCAGATTGAGCTGATCCCCGTGCCCGAGCCCGGCTCGCTGGTGCTGCTGGGTCTGGGTGGTCTGGCCCTGGTCGCTCGTCGTCGGGCCTGA
- the infC gene encoding translation initiation factor IF-3 encodes MNDQIRVSPIRLIDEEDNQIGVVETHEAKDRAREAGLDLVEVSPTASPPVCKIMDYGKWKYAQAKKEQKAKAHAKKSELKGMRLRPNIDAHDLKFKTDKARSFLEDGDKVQFVMLFRGRQMAHQNLARDTMNGIIELLEDVSKIEQPPKMMGRRMTMMLTPDRKKPAEKAEAPTPAPAESSDAG; translated from the coding sequence ATCAACGATCAGATCCGCGTCTCCCCTATCCGTCTGATCGACGAAGAAGACAACCAGATCGGTGTGGTTGAGACCCACGAAGCCAAGGACCGCGCCCGCGAGGCCGGCCTCGACCTCGTCGAAGTCTCCCCCACCGCTTCCCCGCCCGTGTGCAAGATCATGGACTACGGCAAGTGGAAGTACGCCCAGGCCAAGAAAGAACAGAAGGCCAAGGCCCACGCCAAGAAGTCTGAGCTCAAGGGCATGCGTCTGCGTCCCAACATCGACGCCCACGACCTCAAGTTCAAGACCGACAAGGCCCGCTCGTTCCTGGAAGACGGCGACAAGGTCCAGTTCGTCATGCTCTTCCGTGGCCGGCAGATGGCCCACCAGAACCTGGCCCGCGACACGATGAACGGCATCATCGAGCTGCTCGAAGACGTCTCGAAAATCGAGCAGCCGCCCAAGATGATGGGCCGTCGCATGACCATGATGCTCACGCCCGACCGCAAGAAGCCCGCGGAGAAGGCCGAAGCCCCGACCCCCGCTCCCGCGGAAAGCTCCGACGCCGGTTAA